The Topomyia yanbarensis strain Yona2022 chromosome 3, ASM3024719v1, whole genome shotgun sequence nucleotide sequence GCTGGTAGGCGAAAGGAGAGTCCTTCCCCTATTCCGCTTACTCCTATACCGACCTCATCGCCAATCTTGGAGCCGTCGGTGAAAATCCGCACGTGATTGCTATACCTGGTAGCCATTAGACGATTGTATTTGGCTCTGGCTTCACTGCCAGCAGCGCCGGCCCTCAGTTCTGCAGACAAACTTGTGTCTAGGTTGGGTCCGCGGACGTGCCAGGTCCGGTCACGAACTCGGTGTAAGCGGGCGATCGGTGGCAGATCCACGTCTGTGTATTCCTGGTGGATCTCGTTAGCTGTCTGTAGCAGGAAGCAGTCCTCTCCGGAGGTTCGTTCTAAAAATGCCAATGCTTTTCTAGCTATGGTGAGTGCAGCCGCCCAACGAAGGGGGAGAATCCCGGCTTCCATGCAGGCCGCCTCAGCAGGCGTGCTGGGTAGCAGACCAGAGGCAGCACGAATTGTTCCGTGGTatagcgggcctaaattgttgGTAAGTCCTTCCGTATTGCAACATGTCAGCTCAACCCCGTAGAATATCTTGCTGTGGACTAGGGCCTGGCTAATATTCAATGCGGTGTATCGATTGCAGCGCTTGTGCCGGGTGCAGATTGTTTTAATTAGTCGCAACCGGCTCCGGCAGTCGGCTTTGATACGTTGGAAGTGTGGCGCGAAAGTGAGCCGACGGTCCACGGTTATCCCCAAGATCTTCGGTTCCTTACGGTAAGGAACGACCGCCCCGTCCAGAAGGATCGGCCTCCCTGTTGCAATGTGGTTTTTGTTGCAGCAGTGTGTAATTACGCTTTTTGCGGGTGCCATGTTAAAACCGACTGATACTGCCCATCGGCTCACCGCGCATATGGCAGCTTGAAGTTTTCGACGGGTTCGCCCGATTGTCCTTCCTATGGAGACCAACACGATGTCATCGGCGTAGACGAAAACGTATATTCCAGCCGGCAGGTTGGCGAACAAAGAATTCATGGCCAGCAGGAACAATGTTACAGCGAGAACGGATCCCTGGGGGACGCCGTTGGCTTCCGGAAAGGTGTTGGATTGGGCACCCCCTATTcctacgcggaaggtacggtcGGATAGGTAGTCGCTTAGGAAGCGGCCCATTTGTCCGGTGATCCCCCAGTTGGCCAGCTGTTGCAGTACTCCATGACGCCACACGGTATTATATGCCTTCGCAACGTCGAGTATCGCGATGTCGGCGTGCAGGCCGTCGTTTACGGTTTGGCGTACCACCTCTCCGAAGCTGGCGAGGTGGAGACCGGTTCCTGCTCCACGTCGGAATGCGAACTGGCGATGATCCAGAAGTTTTCGCTCCTCCAGTAGGTCCACCAGCCGTCTGTTGACCATTCGCTCCATGGTCTTGGCAAAGCAGGGGAGTAAACTGATTGGGCGGAAATCATCTGGCGTTCTGCTCCCCTGACATCGCTTTGGGATGGGGATTACTAGGGCTTGTTTCCATGAAGCGGGCATCGATTCCCCGCTCCAGATGCGGTTAATACTGTCCAAAATCGCCCGCTTGGCTACTGGTGGGTAATGTCGAAGTAGAGGGTAACCAACGTCACCCAATCCGGCAGACTTGCCGTGTACCGATTCTAGTGCCGTACATAGTTCGCTTCCGGTGAAAGGTAGGTTGTATACTTCACCTGAATCAGGTTCGAAACGAACGGGCCTGCTCTCAGCCCTTCGCTTGATTCGCAGGAACGCAGCTGGTAGGGCGGTGTCTGCGGATAGGGAGGCGAAGTGTTTGCCTAGTTCGTTACCGATGGTCGTGGGATCGATCGTCGTGCACCCGTTAACGGCGATGGCGTAGCCACTATGCCGCCGCTTTCCGCTTAGAGCGTTAACTCTCCGCCAGAGTTCTGTAGTCGACGAGTCAGGAGATATGCCTTCCAAAAATCTAGTCCAGCTGGTGTTTTTTGCCTCCTCTATCGCTTTCCTGGCCTCGTTTCTGGCCTTTCTGAAGTCATCAGCTCGCTGGCTTCGGTGTGGATCGTCCATAGAAGTCTTCTTTAGTGTCCGCAGCGCAGTTCGGCGTGCTCTGATGGCTCTCTTGACTTCTGGGCACCACCAGTGCACTGCCTGTCGGGAAGGGTTACCACTTGACCTGGGAATACAGGAAACAGCGGCCTTACTGAATATTTTGGTGAGTTCATCCGTAGTGTATGACTCGTCCCGATTCATAAGGTCGTCGACGATCTCTTCATAGCGCGACCAGTCCGCCTGATCGTAAAACCACCGCCTTCGACGGGTTGTAGCAGGTGGCGTCTGGGCGTACGTAACTTGGATAGGGAAGTGGTCACTGTTGCATGGGTCGGCAAGAACAGTCCACCCGCAACATCCTGCCAGCACTCCCGAGCAGATAGTGACGTCGATGGCGGATTCCGTCTGTCCGCGGATAAATGTTGAACTGCCGTCGTTGAGAACGACCGCGTCGTTGTTTTCGACTACTCCGGCGATGTCGTTTCCTGTCCTATTACACAGACGTGAGCCCCACATCATATGATGCCCATTTACATCTCCCATGATGATGAATGGTGTCTCAACTTGGTCGATGAGACGCTGGAGTTTGCAACCCACGTTCCGAGTTCCGCCAGGAATATATAGGGATATAACGGTGCACTGGACTGGATATTCGATCCTTCGGGCAGCGGCTATTAGTTCGGTATCCAAAGTTATCGGACGGGACGGTATATCGACCCGAATGGCGAGCCCCACCGTCCGGTAGATGTTGTCCCCGCTGGCGGCGTCCCACGAATACCGGTGTCCGAACCACGATGCTGGGTTCGTCTGATCCCGGATGTGTGTCTCCTGCAATGCTAGGCAGATGGGCTGAGTCTTAGCAATAATCATTTGCAGGTCGCCAAGGCATCCTGGCAGTCCATTTGTGTTCCACTGGATGGCCAGTGTCGTTGAATTGATGTTAGAGGCGGTAGACTGGGGGCTGGACGAGGGCTGGTCCAAATCCGCTTCACCATCTTCTCTTCTTATTTCGATTCCGCCGGATGCTTCTTGGTGGATCGGCGAGGTGTTTCCGTAACCTTCGGCGGCATTGTTGGAGATACCTGCGAGGGATATACAAACAGCAGACAGTTCCGGACTGAGTGTATCGTACGAGCTTACCCGGGGAGAGGCCGGGTCTCCCGCACCAGCAGCCGCCGGGGGCGCATCGCGGATAGGCGGAACTTCCCCGGACAGGGCCGGCACGGGGAAGCGGGCGCTCGTGTTTAGGCCATTTACGTTTTTAGTCGAGCTAGTAGTGTCTTCGGTGAGGATACCGTTGCTCCCGTATTGGCAAGGTTTAGTTTGCCACTGCTGTTGGGTGGTAGACTGTTCGCTGAGTGCTTCTGGGCTGTAACCCTTTCTGGCAGTGGTACCTGGGGGCGAAAATTTGCCGGCGGATGGATTTCGATCGGGCTTGAGTTTACAGGTACTTACCCGGGATGTGCCCGGGCCTCCCGCACCAGCAGCCGCCGGGGGAGCATCGCTGCAAGGCGGAACGTCCCCGGTCAGGGCCGGCACGGGGAAGTGGGCGTCACGATTGGTGACTACTGGATTCCTGGATGGTCTAAAACGTACCGGATGCCAAGAGCAACCGGGAACCGGGCTGAGGTCTCGTCGTACTCGTTGCTGTTGGTGAGTAGGAGTTTCCCGGCTGAGTGTTCTTCCCGGTGGTCCGCCAGGTGCGGGGATATCGGGAGACCTGAACCGGTTCTCGTTGCAGAGGAGCTGTTCGCTTAATTTTCCTGATACTGGTGTCATTTTTGAGATCAGGCGGGAAGATCGCCTACTCTGGGGCCCGGCAAGATGCGGGGCGCTGGAGGCGGTCGTGGTTCCCGTCGTTTGGGATTGCTGTGTTGGTGGATTTTCTAGATTTCTGTCTGGTTGGCCTGAGATGGATGGTGAATGCGTAAGTTGAATGCTAATAGGGATGTTAAAGATACTTCCCTGTTGGTGCTCCAATGGTCCTGTGTCAACAGCCGCCGGGGGTGCGTCGGACGTATCCGGAACTTCCCCGGTCAGGGTCGACACAGGCGGGCTTTGTTTTATGTTGCTGTTGAATACGTTGTTTTTTATTGGCATCCCCAGTTGCTATGATCGTTGTAAAGCTAGTCGGACATTACGAAAGGCGCTTGGGGCATGGAGTTTTGCGTCGTTTCGGTGTCTGAGATGTTCAAATGTCCGGATAGTGAAGGGCTGTTGTTGCGGGAATTCGCGCGGGTTGTCCGTTGTTGTTTCGGTGGTGCTGGCTCTGTTTTGTTTCCGATGGGGCTTCGGGATTTATCCCCATCGCCTGCTCGGCTACGATTTCTTTGTTGCTTTCGTTCGTCACGAAGTCGGGGGTCTCGCTGTTGTTTCGCGGCTACTACGTTACATTCGGTCGATATCGTGGTGGTCGGGTTTAGTTTGTTGACGTTTCCCTGCTCTACTTTCTGCTATTTTCTTTCGTTACCTCGGTGAGTTGTTGCTTGGCAATTCTAAGCTGGTGAACGGCCTCCGCTAGGTGGTGTTTGAGGTTTCATATCTCTTCGTCCCGGTCATCTTTTGGCGGATTGCTCTTTTCGCCCTTTAGCCTAATGAGCTCAGCCTTCAGTCTAGCGATAGTGGAATCTTTCTCGTTGTCTTTCGATTCCGTGCCTTTCTGGGTTTGTTCAGCGTAACTTGGTCCTTTGcgcttttgtgttattagagCTCTTgcttcggggaaggaaaggtttAGGGAAACTTTCGCTTTAATGATGGCTACCTCTTCCATGTTTTTGGGGCACTCTTTTGCTCTTGTTGAGTGCTCTCCGCTGCAGTTTATACACTTTGAGACTTGGGTGCATGGGTTATCTTTGGCTGATGGGTGGTTCAGGCTGCAGTTCAAGCAAGTTTCCTTGTTGGGGCACACCCTAGTGCCATGCCCGAATTTGCCACAGCGGTAGCACAGCATGGGGGACGGGTAGAAGGGCCGGATGCTAGTGCGTACCAATCCGAGGTAAATGTAGTCGGGGAGGGTTGAGCCACTAAACGATATCACCACCAGAGGAGTATTGCTCACTACTCCTTTCAGCTCGTCAAGAAGTTCTTCGTTGCTCATGTCTTTGGTATCGATATCGTAAACGACACCATGAGTAATGTTGAGGGTGGGATGAGAAACCACCTCAACTTTTTGCCCGTCGATCAGCTCGTTCAAACTCATCAGAGCGTTATATGCTTTTTTCGATGTCGTCCTTAAGACATAGCGGGTCCCTCTACCTTCTTTTGTGGCCGAAACCACCTTTGTCGGATCGCATCCTAACACACGTTCTACCGATTTCAAAATCGTGAACGGGTTAGTCGTCAGTCGGGCATCGAAATCACCATCCAATGATTTTGCTCGCAGTAGCAGAGTCTGCTTGTCGATTATATCGCCAGAGTTTAAGTACCCTGGCGAAGTCCGACTCAAAGATGGGCCGCTGCTCCCCGGGGTGGGGAGAGGGGAAGGTTCCCCCATTAGGTGGGTTTTTATGGGTTGTCAGGTGGGCGGAGGTTGGCTTTTTCAAAATGCACCTTCTACACTGCACTACACTACCGCCGGCACCTATGGAGCCAATTATACTATTTCGGTTTGAATTCGCGCGCGCACGTGCAACTGTTCAAACCAATGCTCGTGGTGGAGGCGGACGGTTGACCACGGTTTGCACCTTTTGATTTGATGGAGACGCGCTATCGTTCAACTTCTTCGGAGTCTGTGCTCCTGGTAACGGTgggaaagtcgattttgaattttcggcTTAAAATTCGAGTAGCCTTCGCACTGATGATACACGGCACTTCACACTCGCGTAACGGACCGGGCCGAAACCAGTTGGTTTACTAACCGGGAGGCTGAGCCCGAACTTCGGAAACTATATGGGTGGCGTGGACCGGGCGAAAGTTTGGGTTTATTAAACGCGGAGCTTGTGTTGAGAACAACTATCGGCTCCGAGTGAGTGAACCTAACTGacgtatttgtgtatttttcacgaaatgacatgtattttgtgtattgatgagtattgattattttttttaataattcttaCGTATTAGCGCATTAAAAACGAATTTGTGTATTGTTCACGAAACGCAATGTATTAGGCGTATTGGTGAATTATTTCATAATTCTTATGGATTAGTGTACTAAAACGTACAATTGTATGCACGCATTGTATTTTTGTAGAATAATCAATTGAAACCGAATGCTACTgaattttgacgtttaaatgttattgtagaatgcaagtagaataatttcacaaacgcaaataataaaattagtacaaatGGAATTACCAGTGATTTTTCAAGATTGACGAACAATTcagcattatgccaaattttattatttagagaATTAGTGACTTCTTCAGTTTGTTTCTACTGGTGAGAAGCAGGGAGATTTACCAGATATGCTGCTATTGTTTAACCAAGTCTGATGAACATGTAATTGAAGTAACCTTTATCTTTAGTTTGGTGAAAACTAATTAGGCTTGCTGAATTCTAATTAGGCTTACCCAATGGTAATTTTTGAGCAACGCGTATTATATTTAATTACTGCAGTTTTATctaaatttattcaaaaaattgaGATGCTTTTCAGTAAAATTGAGATGCTCCTCAGTAAAATCAGCCGAGATTCCTACTGGTTGCACTAGACtcggttgtgtcactagagCCTGAATTCTTGCAGaatccagccggaattccaacTGAACTTTGAGTTATGGCTGAACTCATTCCTGCAAGTTGATCGGAAGCGACTCGTAAGTCGTAATTCGGATTCTTCtgttttgcattatttttttattattttgattttaaaggttttaacgttagggtcattcgcctcttttctggTTAGAGTAATCTCTTGTGGAAAAATCtctgtgcggggttgggaatcgaacccaggtgagctgcgtacaatctTGTGTTTTGCATTCTCAATCCATCGAGCGTTGGTTTCGATTCTATTTTCCCAACAAGTGTTGATTTATAATGCAACCTATATATCTaaacaaaatgatccatcgcaaTGTAAACTTCGAACTTGCAAGATTTTAGAGCTTCATTATTTAAGGTAAACATTAAACCATTGTTTATGTCGATAAAACGAGCGAATTCTTGATCAAAAATTTGCTACTGATGCTGTCAGGAAGTTTCGGATTTACCTATGTTCACGTCCCCTAGGAGTATTTTGAAATGTACGGGatgtttattttctttaaagATTATGGGATTGTTCGTCTGAATCAAACTAACAAGAATTCTGATTGATTTCTGCCTACATGTCATTCTAATGATTCACAGATTCTGAATCCGTTTGCTGGGAGTCCCAATTCcgagaaaagtaaacaatctagcttgaaaaaaaaacatacggtatgtcataataagaaatatactgaattagtttcatttggcatcaaattaATGTAATATCTGTATAGCTTGTATCAACAGTGTATGACTTGACGAATTGGATTGTTATCGacgcattgaaaaatatttccggtACTAACGTATTTTTGTGTATTAGCGTATTTTCGACGTATTGAGAAATTCTTCCGGAAGTAACGTATTTTTAGTGCATTAGTGTATTTTCGGCATATTAAATGTATTAAGGTGTATTGAAGCATTTCtcgtgtattttttcaattgggtATTTTCAATTCACTTCGAATGGGGAGTGAACTGCCCCTCGGTTTCGTGTTACAACGGAATTAATGCTATTGATTTTTCTGCTATTTTACCCATCATAGATAACTACACATTTTATCCAGCTAACTGAGGTGTTGCCTCGAAGTGAAGATTTTTGAAACAATTAGCAGCAGAACATTTGTTTTAGAAAGATCCTAGCCATTTCACTTTGCGTAAGGGCTATTGATAACATCAAAAGCACATTCCGTAGCGTAGCTGTGTTATGCTGTGAAAAACAATAATATTCATCAGGTGGGACTCCGTACAAAGATAGTTATGAGGTGGTTGCTGGGGGACGAAACTGGGGCAAGTTCCAATCCTAACTGCTGATCAAACTGTGATCTAACAGTATTGTTTAAGCGTCTCATTTTCATAAACGGTATTCGCGAAACTACATGCAACATATTATAGTATATAACTCACCTTCGTCGGAG carries:
- the LOC131687855 gene encoding uncharacterized protein LOC131687855, translated to MSLNELIDGQKVEVVSHPTLNITHGVVYDIDTKDMSNEELLDELKGVVSNTPLVVISFSGSTLPDYIYLGLVRTSIRPFYPSPMLCYRCGKFGHGTRVCPNKETCLNCSLNHPSAKDNPCTQVSKCINCSGEHSTRAKECPKNMEEVAIIKAKVSLNLSFPEARALITQKRKGPSYAEQTQKGTESKDNEKDSTIARLKAELIRLKGEKSNPPKDDRDEEI